One Lutra lutra chromosome 7, mLutLut1.2, whole genome shotgun sequence DNA window includes the following coding sequences:
- the LOC125104429 gene encoding olfactory receptor 4F6-like has protein sequence MDTTNDSVVSEFVLIGLSNSWEMHLFLFWFFSVFYMGIILGNLFIVFMVITDSHLHTPMYFLLANLSLLDIGLSSTTVPKMISNLFTNCNIITFPKCMIQIFFIHVMGGGEMVLLIAMAYDRYTAICKPLHYLTIMSPKTCVSFVVAAWIVGIIHAVSQFVFVINLPFCGPNEVDSFYCDFPRVMKLACVDTYKLEFVIIANSGFISMATFFSLIISYIFILVTVWKRSSGDLSKAFVTLSAHITVVILVFTPCMFLYVWPFPTTSLDKYFFIVDFAITPLLNPAIYTLRNKDMRVAMRRLGKRIVDPSGISQ, from the coding sequence atGGATACAACAAATGACTCTGTGGTGTCTGAATTTGTATTGATTGGACTTTCAAATTCATGGGAGAtgcatcttttcctcttttggttCTTCTCTGTATTCTACATGGGAATTATCCTGGGAAACCTCTTCATTGTGTTCATGGTAATTACCGACTCTCATTTACATACCCCCATGTACTTCCTATTGGCCAACCTCTCTCTACTTGATATAGGTCTATCATCTACCACAGTCCCCAAAATGATCTCTAATCTTTTCACTAACTGCAACATCATTACCTTTCCCAAATGCATGATAcagatattttttattcatgtCATGGGTGGAGGTGAGATGGTGCTGCTCATAGCCATGGCATATGACCGGTACACTGCAATCTGTAAGCCTCTCCACTATCTGACCATCATGAGCCCCAAAACGTGTGTTTCCTTTGTAGTGGCTGCCTGGATAGTGGGGATAATCCATGCCGTgtctcagtttgtttttgtaataaaCTTGCCTTTCTGTGGCCCTAATGAAGTAGATAGTTTTTACTGTGATTTTCCTCGGGTCATGAAACTTGCTTGTGTAGACACTTACAAGCTAGAGTTTGTAATCATCGCTAACAGTGGGTTTATATCCATGGCTACCTTCTTCTCTTTAATTATATCCTATATCTTCATTTTGGTCACTGTCTGGAAACGTTCTTCAGGGGACTTGTCCAAAGCATTTGTCACACTGTCAGCTCACATCACTGTAGTGATTTTGGTTTTTACACCATGCATGTTTCTCTACGTGTGGCCTTTCCCTACAACATCATTGGATAAATACTTTTTCATTGTTGACTTTGCTATCACCCCCCTCTTGAATCCTGCCATCTATACATTAAGAAACAAAGACATGAGAGTGGCCATGAGAAGACTGGGCAAACGGATTGTGGATCCTAGTGGGATCTCACAATGA